GGCGCGGCACTGCTGGGTCGCCGACGCCGTGGACGGGGACGGTGAGAAGCGGCCGGGCCTGCTGCTGGAGTGGCGCCAGCGCGACCGGCACTGGGAGGGCCTGGTCGTGTACGCCGCACGCCTCCGTCCGCACGGGTGGGGGCTGGTCCAGGAGTGGCTGCCCGCCGAGCTCCTGACGCCGGTGTAGCCGCGGCTGCGCGGGCACCGTCGGACGGTGTGGGACGGGTCACACGCGGGAGGAAATCTCTATAACCTGTTCTAGTGACCAGCTTCGATCTCTCCACCGTGTTCGCCACCGTGGCCGCCGCCGTGCCCGACCAGGAGGTCCTGGTGCACGGCGACCTGCGCCTGACCTACGCGCAGGTCGAGCAGCACGCGGGCGGACTCGCCCGGTTCCTGGCCTCCCGCGGCCTGGGCTGCCACACCGAGCGTGACGCGCTGGCCGGGCACGAGTCGGGGCAGGACCACGTGGGCCTCTACCTCTACAACGGACCGGAGTACCTCGAGGCGATGATCGCCTCCTACCGGGCCCGCGCGGTGCCGATCAACGTGAACTACCGCTACGTGGCCGAGGAGCTGGCCTACATCCTCGTCGACGCCGGCACCCGCGCCCTGGTGTTCCACTCCTGCTTCGCCGAGCAGGTCGCCGGCGTCCGCGACCAGGTGCCGACCCTCGACGTGCTGGTGCAGGTGCCCGACGACTCCGGCGCCGACCTGCTGCCCGGGGCGGTGTGGTGGGACGAGGCCGTCGGCACCCCGCTGGGGGCGGCGACGCTGCCCGAGCCGACGGGCGACGACCTGTACGTCGTCTACACCGGCGGCACGACCGGCATGCCCAAGGGCGTGCTGTGGCGCCAGGACGACATGTACGTCACCTCCATGGGCGGCACGCCGTTCGGCACCACCGAGCCCTACGAGTCCTACGACGCGATCGCGGAGAACGCTCGCAACGCCGGCGGCGGGATGACCCTGCTGATGGCGCTGCCCTTCATGCACGGTGCGGCCCAGTGGTCGACCTTCCACATGATCACCAGCGGCGGCAAGATCGTGCTGCCCGAGGACGTGCGCAGCTTCGACGCCGACGCGGTGCTGCGCACCGTCATCCGCGAGGGGTGCGTGTCGCTGCCCGTGGTCGGCGACGCGATGGTGCG
This genomic window from Nocardioides marinus contains:
- a CDS encoding AMP-binding protein; the protein is MTSFDLSTVFATVAAAVPDQEVLVHGDLRLTYAQVEQHAGGLARFLASRGLGCHTERDALAGHESGQDHVGLYLYNGPEYLEAMIASYRARAVPINVNYRYVAEELAYILVDAGTRALVFHSCFAEQVAGVRDQVPTLDVLVQVPDDSGADLLPGAVWWDEAVGTPLGAATLPEPTGDDLYVVYTGGTTGMPKGVLWRQDDMYVTSMGGTPFGTTEPYESYDAIAENARNAGGGMTLLMALPFMHGAAQWSTFHMITSGGKIVLPEDVRSFDADAVLRTVIREGCVSLPVVGDAMVRPIIAALEAGDYDLSGLAAVNNGAAPLSPAVRARLMELLPHILVMDAAGSSETGLQMSSMSLKGMEAEAATFSPVPTTTVVAEDLSRVLEPGEDQGSGGGWLAQRGRVPLGYLGDAEKTARTFPLIGGERFSVPGDRAEMLEDGRIRLLGRDGVTINSGGEKIFAEEVERAVGAHPGVRDVVVVGRASERWGSEPVAIVSLAEGRADVPDEELLATAAEHIARYKLPKAFLRVDHVVRSPSGKADYRWAKEQVGG